CACCCTCGGAGGCGGGGGCCTGGGTTTCGGCTCCTGCGGAAGCGGGGGTACGGGTTTCGGCTTCGGTTGAGCTTAAGGGGCGAGGGGCCGGGCGCCCCTCCCCATAGGTTGTGCGCCCCCGGTTTTCCGGGTTAAATGCCCTCCATGCTGGAGGGTGTGTTTCAATTTTTGCTCGAGACCATTGGTCGCCTCGGCTATCCGGGAATCTTCCTCCTCATGGCCTTAGAATCCTCTTTTTTTCCTTTTCCCAGCGAGGTGGTCATACCGCCAGCGGCCTATCTGGCCGCCAGGGGGGAGATGAGTCTTGCCGGGGTCGTGGCTGCCGGAACGGCGGGAAGCCTCGCCGGAGCCTGGTTTAACTACTTTTTGGCCCTAAAACTCGGACGACCCGCCCTGCGCGGATTTCTCCGGCGCTATGGCCGCTATCTTTTCCTCTCTGAGGGAGCGCTTTTTCAGGTAGAGGATTTTTTTGCCCGCCACGGCCACATTTCCACCTTCGTGGGCCGACTCCTTCCGGGCATCCGGCAATATATCAGCCTTCCGGCCGGGCTGGGACGGATGAATCCCTGGCTTTTCAGCCTCTTTACCGCCCTGGGAGCCGGAATCTGGGTCACGGTGCTGGCCCTCTGTGGCTATCTGGTAGGGAAAAATCAGGAGTTGTTAGGCCGAACCCTTCACCGCGCCGGAGCCGGGGTCACCCTCTTTGCCCTTCTCTGTTTGGGGCTTTATCTGTGGTTTCATTACCGGAAGAAATGAAAGAAGAACACCGGTTCTCCTGGAAAAAGGGCGGCTTTCTCCCCGGCTTCCTTTACTGTGGGAGGTTTATACCCGGAAAGATGCCGCAAGGGCCCTCTCTCTAGCCCAGGCCTTTGTGGTGCTGGCCGAAGACCTGCGCCGAAAATAGTCTTACGGATCCAAGCGGAAGACCGCACGCAATTTGAAGAGTTTTTCCGCCGGAAAGTGTCGGGCCGCAGCGCCGGCCTCCTGCGAGATCTCGGAAAGGATCCTTTCGATCTCCTCCCAGTTACGGGCCACCAGGGTAAACCAAACGTTCAGGCGGTGACGGCGCAGATAGCAGTGGGTCACTTCGGGCCGGGAGGCGATTCTCCAGGCCACCTCCTCGGCCCTTTCCGGGGGCACCGAGACCGCGGCCAGCGTGGTCACAAAGCCCAGGCGCCGGGAATCAGGACTGGCCCCCAAATGCCGCAGGATGCCCCTTTCCTTGAGCCCTCGCAAAAGAGAAAGGACCTCTCCTTCGGAAAGACCCAGTTCCTCCCCTAACCGGGCAAAGGGACGGGAGTCTAGAGGAAGGCCTTCCTGCAGGCGATCCAGAAGGCGTTTTTCCGTGGAGGTGAGCCTGCTCAACCCCTAGACCTCTATGGCCAGGATCTCCAGGTGCCGGACACCGGAAGGGGTACGCACCTCCACCTCTTCGCCTACCTCCTTTCCGATAAGGGCCCGCCCCAGCGGGGAGGTCACGGAAACGAGCCCTTTTTCCACGTCGGACTCATAAGGGCCCACCAGGCGATAGACCAATTCTTCCTCGGTATCCAGATCCAGGAGTCTTACCTTCACTCCGAATTGCACCCGCGAGGGTGGTTCTTTGGGGATCTCGATCACCTCGGCTCGGGCTAGGCGATCGGAAAGCTCCTGGATGCGCCCTTCAATATGGGCCTGACGCTCCTTGGCCGCCTCATATTCGGCGTTTTCGGAAATGTCCCCGTGGGCCCGGGCCTCCTCAATGGCCTTGACCACGTCCCGGCGCTCCACGGTCTTGAGGCGTTCGAGTTCGGCCTTCAGACGCTGAAAGCCCTCGGGAGTAAAAGGAATGCGCTCCATAAGTCTCTACCCCTTTATGAGAAAATTTAGAAGTATACCCAGAAATATTACCACGCTTATGGCCCCGTTAAAGGTAAAAAAGGCCAGGTCGAGGCCTTCCAGAGTCCGGGGATTGACCGTTAGGCGCTGGGCTAAGAAGAGGGCGGCCGTAAGAGCCAGAGCCAGATAATAGGGCCAGGTAAGGTCGAAGGCCCGACCCGCGGCGGCAAAGAAGAGAAAGGCCAGGAGGTGAAAGAAGGCCGAGAGGCGGAAGGCTCGGCGGCGGCCAAAACGGGCGGGAACGGAGTGAAGCCCGACCTGGCGATCGAAGGCCTCATCCATGCAAGCATAAAGGATATCAAAGCCCGCCACCCAGAAGATCACCCCGGCCGCCAGAAGAAAGATCCCCGGCTCAGAGAAGGCCCCGCGCACGGCCACATATCCCCCCAGCGGGGCCAGGGCCAGGGCCGCCCCCAGGAAAAGATGGCAGAGCCAGGTGAAACGTTTGGTGTAAGAATAGATGAGGATCACCATGTAGGCGATGGGGGAGAGCTTGAGGGTAAGCTTATTGAGTCCTGCGGCACAGAGATAATAGAGGAAGGAGGCCGCGAAAAAGAGAAGCCAGGCCTCGGCCGGCTTTACGGCCCCGGTTACCAGATGGCGATTGCGGGTGCGAGGGTTTTCCGCGTCAAAGGGGAGATCGGCCAGGCGGTTAAAGGTCATGGCTGCGGTGCGGGCCCCCACCATGCAGCCCAGGATAAGAAGGGCCGGTTTGGCCGCCGGAAATCCCTTGGCCGCAAGCACCGCTCCGGCATAGGCAAAGGGCAGGGCAAAAATGGTGTGTTCAAATTTGATCATCTCCAGGAGGAGCTTAATTTTGGTCAACATCTTGGCCTTCCAGGACTACCCCAATCCTCCGATGAGAAGATACTTTATCTTTAAGATCCACCTTTCCCGGTCCCACTGGGCCTCCTCAAGGGTCCTGAATTTCTTGATCCCTCGAGGAACACGCAAGAGAGGGTAAATGGGCCGAAGCTTCCCCCGGCGCAATTTCGCAAGAAAGGAAGGGAGATCCGCGGCAGCCTCTTCCAGGGTGCGATATCTTTTGATCATAGGCCCTTCCAGCGCCGGGGATTCTCCACGGGAAATCCCAGGAATTCGGCCAGGCGCCGTGCAAAAAAGTCTACCATGTCTTCCAGGGTTCGGGGACGGTGATAGAAGGCGGGCATGGCCGGATAGATTACTGCTCCGGCCTCGGCTGCGGCCAGCATGTTCCGCAGGTGGATGAGGTTGAAGGGGGTCTCTCGTACCACCAGCACCAGGGGCCGGCGCTC
This portion of the Thermosulfurimonas marina genome encodes:
- a CDS encoding Lrp/AsnC family transcriptional regulator — its product is MSRLTSTEKRLLDRLQEGLPLDSRPFARLGEELGLSEGEVLSLLRGLKERGILRHLGASPDSRRLGFVTTLAAVSVPPERAEEVAWRIASRPEVTHCYLRRHRLNVWFTLVARNWEEIERILSEISQEAGAAARHFPAEKLFKLRAVFRLDP
- the greA gene encoding transcription elongation factor GreA, with protein sequence MERIPFTPEGFQRLKAELERLKTVERRDVVKAIEEARAHGDISENAEYEAAKERQAHIEGRIQELSDRLARAEVIEIPKEPPSRVQFGVKVRLLDLDTEEELVYRLVGPYESDVEKGLVSVTSPLGRALIGKEVGEEVEVRTPSGVRHLEILAIEV
- a CDS encoding 4-hydroxybenzoate octaprenyltransferase → MLTKIKLLLEMIKFEHTIFALPFAYAGAVLAAKGFPAAKPALLILGCMVGARTAAMTFNRLADLPFDAENPRTRNRHLVTGAVKPAEAWLLFFAASFLYYLCAAGLNKLTLKLSPIAYMVILIYSYTKRFTWLCHLFLGAALALAPLGGYVAVRGAFSEPGIFLLAAGVIFWVAGFDILYACMDEAFDRQVGLHSVPARFGRRRAFRLSAFFHLLAFLFFAAAGRAFDLTWPYYLALALTAALFLAQRLTVNPRTLEGLDLAFFTFNGAISVVIFLGILLNFLIKG
- a CDS encoding DedA family protein — protein: MFQFLLETIGRLGYPGIFLLMALESSFFPFPSEVVIPPAAYLAARGEMSLAGVVAAGTAGSLAGAWFNYFLALKLGRPALRGFLRRYGRYLFLSEGALFQVEDFFARHGHISTFVGRLLPGIRQYISLPAGLGRMNPWLFSLFTALGAGIWVTVLALCGYLVGKNQELLGRTLHRAGAGVTLFALLCLGLYLWFHYRKK